Proteins encoded within one genomic window of Callithrix jacchus isolate 240 chromosome 11, calJac240_pri, whole genome shotgun sequence:
- the TAC1 gene encoding protachykinin-1 isoform X4 gives MRILVALAVFFLVSTQLFAEEIGANDDLNYWSDWSDSDQIKEELPEPFEHILQRIARRPKPQQFFGLMGKRDAGHGQISHKMAYERSAMQNYERRRK, from the exons ATGAGAATCCTCGTGGCCTTGGCAGTCTTTTTTCTCGTCTCCACTCAGCTGTTTGCAGAAGAAATAGGAGCCAATGATGATCTGAATTACTGGTCCGACTGGTCCGACAGCGACCAGATCAAG GAGGAACTGCCGGAGCCCTTTGAGCATATTCTGCAGAGAATCGCCCGGAGACCCAAGCCTCAGCAGTTCTTTGGATTAATGGGCAAACGGGATGCTG GCCATGGCCAGATCTCTCACAAAA TGGCTTATGAAAGGAGTGCCATGCAGAATTATGAAAGAAGACGTAAATAA
- the TAC1 gene encoding protachykinin-1 isoform X3 — protein MRILVALAVFFLVSTQLFAEEIGANDDLNYWSDWSDSDQIKEELPEPFEHILQRIARRPKPQQFFGLMGKRDADSSIEKQVALLKALYGHGQISHKMAYERSAMQNYERRRK, from the exons ATGAGAATCCTCGTGGCCTTGGCAGTCTTTTTTCTCGTCTCCACTCAGCTGTTTGCAGAAGAAATAGGAGCCAATGATGATCTGAATTACTGGTCCGACTGGTCCGACAGCGACCAGATCAAG GAGGAACTGCCGGAGCCCTTTGAGCATATTCTGCAGAGAATCGCCCGGAGACCCAAGCCTCAGCAGTTCTTTGGATTAATGGGCAAACGGGATGCTG ATTCCTCAATTGAAAAACAAGTGGCCCTGTTAAAGGCTCTTTATG GCCATGGCCAGATCTCTCACAAAA TGGCTTATGAAAGGAGTGCCATGCAGAATTATGAAAGAAGACGTAAATAA
- the TAC1 gene encoding protachykinin-1 isoform X1, which translates to MRILVALAVFFLVSTQLFAEEIGANDDLNYWSDWSDSDQIKEELPEPFEHILQRIARRPKPQQFFGLMGKRDADSSIEKQVALLKALYGHGQISHKRHKTDSFVGLMGKRALNSVAYERSAMQNYERRRK; encoded by the exons ATGAGAATCCTCGTGGCCTTGGCAGTCTTTTTTCTCGTCTCCACTCAGCTGTTTGCAGAAGAAATAGGAGCCAATGATGATCTGAATTACTGGTCCGACTGGTCCGACAGCGACCAGATCAAG GAGGAACTGCCGGAGCCCTTTGAGCATATTCTGCAGAGAATCGCCCGGAGACCCAAGCCTCAGCAGTTCTTTGGATTAATGGGCAAACGGGATGCTG ATTCCTCAATTGAAAAACAAGTGGCCCTGTTAAAGGCTCTTTATG GCCATGGCCAGATCTCTCACAAAA GGCATAAAACAGATTCCTTTGTTGgactaatgggcaaaagagctTTAAATTCTG TGGCTTATGAAAGGAGTGCCATGCAGAATTATGAAAGAAGACGTAAATAA
- the TAC1 gene encoding protachykinin-1 isoform X2 has product MRILVALAVFFLVSTQLFAEEIGANDDLNYWSDWSDSDQIKEELPEPFEHILQRIARRPKPQQFFGLMGKRDAGHGQISHKRHKTDSFVGLMGKRALNSVAYERSAMQNYERRRK; this is encoded by the exons ATGAGAATCCTCGTGGCCTTGGCAGTCTTTTTTCTCGTCTCCACTCAGCTGTTTGCAGAAGAAATAGGAGCCAATGATGATCTGAATTACTGGTCCGACTGGTCCGACAGCGACCAGATCAAG GAGGAACTGCCGGAGCCCTTTGAGCATATTCTGCAGAGAATCGCCCGGAGACCCAAGCCTCAGCAGTTCTTTGGATTAATGGGCAAACGGGATGCTG GCCATGGCCAGATCTCTCACAAAA GGCATAAAACAGATTCCTTTGTTGgactaatgggcaaaagagctTTAAATTCTG TGGCTTATGAAAGGAGTGCCATGCAGAATTATGAAAGAAGACGTAAATAA